Part of the Virgibacillus necropolis genome, ATTGCATTAAATCCCATTTCTGTTATTCGCGCCAAATCTTCCGTTTTTCTAGCACAAACGGAAACCTTCGCACCAAGAGCAGCGAATTTGTTCGCAATTGTTTTTCCAACACGACCATAGCCAACCACAAGAACATTTGCGGAATGAATGGTAAAATCAGTATGTTCAATTACCATCATGATTGTTCCTTCCGCCGTTGGAATAGAGTTATAAACCGCAATATCATCTCTGTCAAATAATTTTACTAATCGTCTATTCGCTTCAGAAGTAATTGAAGTTAAATAGTCATTTGCAATGCCCGTAAAGATTGAAACGGTACTTTTCAATTTTTGGACCCAATCTTTTGTTAAATGAATTGATTGGTCAGAAAAGACTGGATCGATCATTCCGTTATTATCCGTGCCTGTTACAGGTAGAATAACCATATCTAATTTTTCTGGTTCTAGCTCAGAAAACTCCATTTGCTTTAAACCTGTATAACCTTGGTTCAATTTATCAAATCCAACTAAGCAAATAGTAGTATTGTCTAGTTGTTGTAATTGGCGTATTAATTCAATATATCTGGCATCTCCACCAATCACAGCTATTAAATAACCCATATGCGATATACACTCCTTGTTATACAAAAACCAATTTTGAAATCATTTCCTTATAGCTTATGTGTTTCACGTTGGTAAGTGAGTATTATTAAAAAAAACTTGGTATTCACCTCACCTCGACTGGCTAATCCAAAGCTTTCCTCCTACTAATTACCTCAGAAATAATTTGTTTTGCATTAAAAAAAGAAAAAGAAAAAAGGCTAGTATTTTAACATACTAGCCTCGCGTTATTCACCTAAAGTATTGTCGATTATCCGTCTGTTTCAATCATAATCATATCTTCCCCGATTTTCTTTATTGCTTTCCAATGAATTTTTGTTTCCGCACCTTCTTTTTTTAAACCAAACCACTTGTAATTAGGAATAATAAAAGATCTGATTTGACCGGTTTTCTCGTCAATTTCCAAATCAGTTGCACCCAAAACACCTAGCCTTGAACCATGGCTTACGTTAACAATTTCTTTACCACTTATATCTTTATAACGCATCCTACTCACCTCATTTAGTATACGTATTATAACTATATGTAAAAAATAATAACCTATGTCAAAAGACATAGGTTATTTTAAACTTTTAGTTTTGCTTTGGAGCGATTAACGCCGTCGATGGCTCTGATTTAAACATAGTTTCAATGACAGTTTGAATCGTTCTATGATCAACCATTTCAATTTCTTTTATCATATCATCCAATGTGCGATGACGCTGAAGCAGTAGTTCGTTTCTTCCATTTCTGCTCATACGACTATTTGTACTCTCAAGACTTAGCATTAGATTACCTTTCAACTGTTCTTTACTATTTTTCAGTTCTTTATCTGTCAGTCCATTTGAAATCAGTTCATTAACGGTGCTTGATATCGTTTCTTGTAATAATGGTAGCTGTTCTTTACCCGTTCCAGCATATATTGTTAACAGTCCACTATCTAAGAAGGAAGAGTGGTATGAAAACACTGCGTAAGCTAATCCTTTTTGTTCCCTTACATCCTGAAATAGTCTTGAACTCATGCTTCCACCCAGCACATTATTCATAATAATTAAACTGTAGGTGAGGTCATCACCTACTGGTAATCCATCATATCCGATACATAAATGAGCTTGTTCTGTCTCCTTATTACGTTTCATTTGATTTGTATGGAATATAGGTTTACCTAATGATTCATGCTTTTGATCCGATTCGTAATTGCCAAAATGTGATTCTATTTTACGAATATAGGAATCGTCTACGTTTCCAGCTACTGAAACAACTACGTTATCAGGTGTATAGCGATTAGCGATATAATCTCTTAGTGTATTAGGTTTAAACGATTTTAATTGTGTTTCTGTCCCTAATATAGGGTAGCCTAATGGATGATCTCCGTACGATGCATGTGCTAAAAGATCATGAATTATATCATCTGGTGTATCCTCATACATTTTAATTTCTTCTAATACTACCTTCTTTTCTCTTTCCATTTCATCTTCATCAAAAGAAGAATTAAAGAACATATCAGCCAAAATTTCTAACGCATATTCTTTATG contains:
- the dpaA gene encoding dipicolinic acid synthetase subunit A, translated to MGYLIAVIGGDARYIELIRQLQQLDNTTICLVGFDKLNQGYTGLKQMEFSELEPEKLDMVILPVTGTDNNGMIDPVFSDQSIHLTKDWVQKLKSTVSIFTGIANDYLTSITSEANRRLVKLFDRDDIAVYNSIPTAEGTIMMVIEHTDFTIHSANVLVVGYGRVGKTIANKFAALGAKVSVCARKTEDLARITEMGFNAIPFEELPDNTVDCDILINTIPARVITKESIQYLPSHGLIIDLASKPGGTDFEYAEQRGIEAILAKSLPSIVAPKTAGRILADVIKKFITSKEETE
- a CDS encoding M16 family metallopeptidase produces the protein MIEKHTCKNGLRIVQEKIPAVRSVTIGIWVLTGSRNETDTNNGISHFLEHMFFKGTETRSAKDIAEAFDAIGGQVNAFTSKEYTCFYAKVLDNHKEYALEILADMFFNSSFDEDEMEREKKVVLEEIKMYEDTPDDIIHDLLAHASYGDHPLGYPILGTETQLKSFKPNTLRDYIANRYTPDNVVVSVAGNVDDSYIRKIESHFGNYESDQKHESLGKPIFHTNQMKRNKETEQAHLCIGYDGLPVGDDLTYSLIIMNNVLGGSMSSRLFQDVREQKGLAYAVFSYHSSFLDSGLLTIYAGTGKEQLPLLQETISSTVNELISNGLTDKELKNSKEQLKGNLMLSLESTNSRMSRNGRNELLLQRHRTLDDMIKEIEMVDHRTIQTVIETMFKSEPSTALIAPKQN
- a CDS encoding YlmC/YmxH family sporulation protein, which encodes MRYKDISGKEIVNVSHGSRLGVLGATDLEIDEKTGQIRSFIIPNYKWFGLKKEGAETKIHWKAIKKIGEDMIMIETDG